One Nicotiana sylvestris chromosome 12, ASM39365v2, whole genome shotgun sequence genomic window carries:
- the LOC138883642 gene encoding uncharacterized protein: protein MYLQGDAKLWWRGKYEAIKIGEDTLQTWDELKASIHLQFFPEIVEYNARRKLRELRHTRSVLEYVHEFSTLMLNIRDMGDKDKLFAFIEGLKPHACTELQRQRVDTLPKAIQAAECLGDYHLGTQNDRTQPPIQGGFNGNHPSNGGPSKSGGDRSASKTKTSPSSSNSIVVSINNNHGRKPPSECRHCGGAHWNNDLPKHQDQCS, encoded by the coding sequence atgtatcttcagggcgatgccaaactttggtggcggggaaaatacgaagccatcaagatCGGTGAAGATACTCTCCAGACATGGGATGAGTTGAAGGCATCCATTCACctgcagttcttccccgaaattgtggaatacaatgcaaggagaaagctacgggagctccgccACACTAGGTCAGTGCTGGAGTACGTGCACGAATTCTCcacactcatgctaaacatacgcgacatgggggacaaagacaagttgttcgcattcatagaaggtttgaaacctcatgcctgTACGGAACTACagagacaacgggtagacaccctacccaaggccattcaagctgcagaatgccttggcgattatcacttgggaactcagaacgatAGGACCCAGCCGCCTATCCAAGGGGGATTCAACGGGAACCAtcctagcaatggtggcccaagcaaaagtgggggagatcggagtgcatcaaAAACTAAGACTTCTCCATCCAGCAGCAACAGTATTGTTgtatccatcaacaacaatcatgggagaaagcctccctcagaatgccgtcattgcggcggggcacattggaacaatgattTGCCCAAACATCAAGATCAATGCTCATGA
- the LOC138883643 gene encoding uncharacterized protein: MQSRVESSLVAEVKQKQYNDVLLVQLKEGIHKPMTTTFSFGINNGTLRCQGRLCVPDSDGLQERILAKAHTSRYSVHLGSTKMYHDLKEVYWWNNMKRDVADFVAKCSNCQQVKAEHQRPGGFFYKA, encoded by the coding sequence ATGCAAAGCAGGGTTGAATCGTCACTTGTGGCAGAAGTGAAACAGAAGCAATACAACGATGTATTGTTGGTACAGCTGAAGGAGGGAATTCATAAACCCATGACCACAACTTTTTCTTTTGGCATTAATAATGGTACCCTACGGTGCCAAGGGCGCCTATGTGTTCCAGATAGTGATGGTCTTCAGGAAAGGATTTTGGCAAAAGCTCATACTTCTAGGTATTCCGTACACctaggttctacaaaaatgtatcatgatctcaaagaagtttattggtggaataacatgaaaagggatgtggcggactttgtggcaaaatgttcgaactgtcagcaagtgaaggctgaACATCAAAGGCCTGGAGGATTTTTttacaaagcatag